A part of Brassica rapa cultivar Chiifu-401-42 chromosome A05, CAAS_Brap_v3.01, whole genome shotgun sequence genomic DNA contains:
- the LOC103870900 gene encoding protein DJ-1 homolog D produces the protein MANSRTVLILCGDYMEDYEVMVPFQALQAFGVSVHTVCPGKKSGDSCPTAVHDFCGHQTYSESRGHNFTLNATFDEVDLTKYDGLVIPGGRAPEYLSMNASVVDLVKQFSSSGKPIASICHGQLILAAADTVNGRSCTAYATVGPALIAAGAKWVEPVTPDVCVVDGSLITAATYEGHPEFIQLFVKAMGGKITGANKRILFLCGDYMEDYEVKVPFQSLQALGCQVDAVCPEKKAGDRCPTAIHDFEGDQTYSEKPGHTFGLTAAFDGVDSSSYDALVIPGGRAPEYLALNQHVLNVVKEFMNSGKPVASICHGQQILAAAGVLKGRKCTAYPAVKLNVVLGGGSWLEPDPIHRCFTDGNLVTGAAWPGHPEFVSQLMLLLGVQVSF, from the exons ATGGCGAACTCGAGAACTGTTCTGATCTTATGCGGTGACTACATGGAAGACTATGAg GTGATGGTCCCGTTCCAGGCTTTGCAAGCTTTCGGAGTCTCAGTCCACACCGTCTGCCCCGGTAAAAAGTCTGGTGACTCTTGCCCCACCGCTGTTCACGACTTCTGTGGCCACCAG ACCTATTCCGAGTCGCGAGGTCACAACTTCACTCTCAACGCGACGTTTGACGAAGTTGACCTCACCAAGTACGATGGGTTGGTTATACCTGGAGGACGTGCTCCTGAATACCTCTCCATGAATGCATCCGTTGTTGACTTGGTTAAACAGTTTTCAAGCTCTGGAAAGCCCATAGCCTCTATTTGCCACGGCCAGTTGATACTAGCAGCTGCTGACACTGTTAACGGTCGAAGCTGCACAGCTTATGCAACTGTTGGACCTGCTCTTATCGCTGCAGGGGCCAAGTGGGTGGAACCAGTGACACCTGATGTCTGTGTTGTTGATGGTAGTTTGATCACTGCGGCTACCTATGAGGGACATCCTGAGTTTATCCAGCTTTTTGTCAAGGCCATGGGCGGTAAAATAACTGGAGCTAATAAAAGAATCTTGTTTCTTTGTGGG GATTATATGGAAGACTATGAAGTCAAAGTTCCATTTCAGTCCCTTCAAGCTTTGGGGTGTCAAGTTGATGCGGTTTGTCCGGAGAAGAAGGCTGGTGATCGCTGCCCAACTGCAATCCATGACTTTGAGGGTGACCAGACTTACAGTGAAAAGCCAGGCCATACTTTTGGTTTAACTGCTGCTTTTGATGGAGTAGATTCCTCCAGTTATGATGCTCTGGTGATTCCAGGGGGCAGAGCTCCTGAATATCTGGCCTTGAACCAACACGTCCTTAACGTAGTTAAAGAGTTTATGAATTCTGGGAAACCAGTTGCATCTATCTGCCACGGACAACAGATCTTAGCTGCTGCTGGTGTCCTAAAG GGAAGGAAATGCACTGCTTATCCAGCAGTGAAACTGAATGTGGTGCTTGGAGGAGGAAGTTGGTTAGAACCAGATCCAATTCACCGGTGCTTCACCGACGGGAATCTGGTAACTGGGGCAGCATGGCCAGGACACCCAGAGTTTGTGTCACAGCTAATGCTTTTGTTGGGAGTTCAGGTTTCATTCTAG
- the LOC103870899 gene encoding uncharacterized protein LOC103870899 produces MPKSNQMLPFHDHPLYTFDDDQSWFCYLCSSNEKRGMVYICMECELVTHKECVEPFLNSPFQCNHFLKFFIGSPFESENRHCHFCRKNLSSLYARCTICNTSMDIDCLKNPPPLTVFQPKHHDHSLTLLSRLVTFTCNACGLEGDRNPYVCLQCNMMLHKDCIDLPRVISINRHDHRISHTFHLGQGQEDWECGVCRKKIDWVYGAFKCSRCPSYAVHSKCATRSEVWDGIELEDVPDEEEEIEDPYKVVNEKDIIHFSHENHILRLDESCVTDKRCEGCVLPFNGDPCYRCVECDFILHKTCASLPRKKRHLLHNHKLTLLVDEVTFQCRACKINSNGFRYKCEEGCKDKFVFDVRCSSVSEPFRHDLHSHPLYWTLEGSKECRACDTETKNPLCCTVCDDYALCMKCTTLPRKVKHRCDDHLLSLRQGVGNASGDLWCDVCESKVIASECYYTCQECGVSLDIDCVLGDFYYLKVGHIGPGLEVLANNGVTRPLCSGCEVRCKFPFLARDTTTQEPVCYFCNINCLHYH; encoded by the coding sequence ATGCCTAAGTCTAACCAGATGCTGCCGTTTCATGATCATCCTTTGTATACATTTGACGACGACCAATCTTGGTTCTGCTATCTGTGCTCATCAAACGAAAAACGAGGCATGGTCTACATTTGCATGGAGTGCGAACTCGTGACGCACAAGGAGTGCGTCGAGCCCTTTCTCAACAGCCCGTTCCAGTGCAATCACTTTCTCAAGTTCTTCATAGGTTCACCATTCGAATCTGAAAATCGCCACTGTCATTTTTGTCGCAAGAACCTTTCGTCTCTGTATGCTCGTTGCACGATATGCAACACAAGCATGGATATAGACTGTTTGAAAAATCCACCGCCGCTCACTGTTTTTCAACCCAAGCACCACGATCATAGTCTCACACTCTTGTCAAGACTAGTCACATTTACTTGTAACGCATGTGGTCTGGAAGGCGACCGTAATCCTTATGTGTGTCTTCAGTGCAATATGATGCTACATAAAGATTGCATTGATCTACCGAGAGTCATTAGCATCAATCGTCATGATCATCGCATCTCTCATACTTTTCATCTTGGTCAAGGACAAGAAGATTGGGAGTGTGGTGTTTGTCGGAAAAAGATTGACTGGGTCTACGGAGCTTTCAAGTGCTCTCGATGTCCTAGCTACGCAGTTCATTCAAAATGTGCTACGAGAAGTGAAGTTTGGGATGGGATAGAGCTTGAGGATGTTCCTGACGAAGAGGAAGAAATCGAAGATCCATACAAGGTAGTTAATGAAAAAGATATCATTCACTTTAGTCATGAGAATCATATTCTAAGATTGGATGAGAGTTGTGTTACGGATAAGCGTTGTGAGGGTTGTGTTCTACCCTTCAACGGAGATCCATGCTACAGATGTGTGGAATGTGATTTCATCCTACACAAAACTTGTGCTAGTCTCCCTCGGAAGAAACGACATTTATTGCACAACCATAAGCTTACGCTGCTGGTTGACGAGGTTACTTTCCAGTGTAGAGCTTGCAAAATCAATTCCAATGGTTTCAGGTATAAGTGTGAAGAAGGCTGCAAGGATAAGTTTGTGTTTGATGTTCGGTGTAGCTCCGTATCAGAACCGTTTCGCCATGATCTGCATTCACATCCCTTGTACTGGACCTTGGAAGGTTCCAAAGAATGTCGAGCTTGCGACACAGAAACCAAGAATCCTCTATGTTGTACGGTTTGTGATGATTACGCTTTATGCATGAAGTGCACTACTTTACCAAGGAAGGTGAAACACAGGTGTGACGATCATCTTTTGTCGCTGAGACAAGGTGTCGGAAACGCGAGCGGTGACTTGTGGTGTGATGTTTGCGAGAGCAAGGTGATAGCGAGTGAGTGTTACTATACTTGCCAAGAGTGTGGAGTCAGTCTCGATATTGATTGTGTGCTTGGAGACTTTTATTATCTCAAGGTAGGACACATCGGCCCCGGTCTTGAAGTACTTGCCAACAATGGTGTTACTCGACCATTGTGCAGCGGTTGTGAAGTTCGATGCAAGTTCCCATTCCTCGCGAGGGATACTACTACCCAAGAACCTGTTTGTTACTTTTGTAATATAAACTGTTTACACTACCATTAA
- the LOC103870902 gene encoding 14-3-3-like protein GF14 nu gives MSSPREENVYLAKLAEQAERYEEMVEFMEKVAKTVDSEELTVEERNLLSVAYKNVIGARRASWRIISSIEQKEESRGNEDHVAIIKDYRGKIETELSKICDGILNLLDSHLVPAASLAESKVFYLKMKGDYHRYLAEFKTGAERKDAAENTLVAYKSAQDIALADLPPTHPIRLGLALNFSVFYYEILNSPDRACNLAKQAFDEAISELDTLGEESYKDSTLIMQLLRDNLTLWTSDINDEAGGDEIKEASKDEPEEGKQA, from the exons ATGTCGTCTCCTCGTGAAGAGAATGTGTACTTAGCCAAGTTAGCCGAGCAAGCCGAGCGTTACGAGGAGATGGTCGAGTTCATGGAGAAAGTCGCCAAGACCGTTGACTCCGAGGAGCTCACCGTCGAAGAGAGGAACCTCTTGTCCGTCGCGTACAAGAACGTGATTGGTGCTAGGAGAGCTTCGTGGAGGATCATTTCTTCTATTGAGCAGAAGGAAGAGAGCAGAGGGAATGAAGATCACGTTGCTATTATCAAGGACTATAGAGGGAAGATCGAGACCGAGCTTAGCAAGATCTGCGATGGGATTTTGAACCTTCTTGATTCTCACCTTGTTCCCGCTGCGTCTTTGGCTGAGTCCAAGGTCTTTTATCTGAAGATGAAGGGGGATTACCATAGGTACCTTGCTGAGTTTAAGACTGGTGCTGAGAGGAAAGATGCTGCTGAGAACACTCTCGTGGCTTACAAGTCAGCTCAG GATATTGCACTTGCTGATTTGCCTCCGACTCATCCGATTAGATTGGGGCTTGCACTTAACTTCTCTGTCTTCTACTATGAGATTCTCAACTCGCCTGACCGCGCTTGCAATCTCGCCAAACAG GCTTTTGATGAAGCGATATCTGAGCTGGACACATTAGGAGAAGAATCATACAAGGACAGCACACTGATCATGCAACTTCTCCGTGACAATCTGACCCTCTGGACTTCTGACATCAAT GATGAGGCGGGTGGTGATGAGATCAAGGAGGCGTCAAAAGACGAGCCTGAAGAAGGGAAACAAGCGTAG
- the LOC103870898 gene encoding thioredoxin F1, chloroplastic, which yields MPLSLRLAPYPTALASTNGGFGPVMKKQCRISYSGVATTRIGFCSLDYGKRVDSSVVRCSLETVNVSVGQVTEVDKDTFWPIVKAAGEKIVVLDMYTQWCGPCKVIAPKYKALSEKYEDVVFLKLDCNPENRPLVKELGLRVVPTFKIFKDNKVVKEVTGAKYDNLVEAIETARSTGGSSG from the exons ATGCCTCTCTCTCTCCGTCTTGCTCCATATCCTACGGCTTTAGCTTCAACCAACGGTGGATTTGGTCCCGTGATGAAGAAGCAGTGCCGCATCTCTTACTCCGGCGTTGCCACCACGAGGATTGGTTTCTGCTCATTGGATTATGGGAAAAGGGTAGATTCCTCTGTGGTGAGGTGTAGCTTAGAGACGGTGAATGTGAGTGTTGGTCAAGTGACGGAAGTGGATAAGGATACGTTCTGGCCCATCGTTAAAGCCGCCGGTGAAAAGATTGTCGTTCTTGACATGTACACTCAATG GTGTGGACCATGTAAAGTGATTGCACCTAAGTACAAAGCTTTATCAGAGAAGTACGAGGACGTTGTGTTTCTTAAGCTTGACTGCAACCCTGAAAACAGG CCATTAGTAAAGGAGTTAGGATTAAGAGTGGTTCCAACTTTCAAAATCTTTAAGGATAATAAAGTTGTCAAGGAAGTTACTGGTGCCAAATACGATAATCTGGTTGAAGCAATTGAAACAGCCAGGTCTACTGGTGGTTCGTCGGGATGA
- the LOC103870903 gene encoding T-complex protein 1 subunit zeta 1: MSVRVLNPNAEVLNKTAALHMTINAAKGLQDVLKSNLGPKGTIKMLVGGSGDIKLTKDGNTLLKEMQIQNPTAIMIARTAVAQDDISGDGTTSTVIFIGELMKQSERCIDEGMHPRVLVDGFEIAKRATLQFLDTFKTPVVMGDEPDKEILKMVARTTLRTKLYEGLADQLTDIVVNSVLCIRKPEEPIDLFMVEIMHMRHKFDVDTRLVEGLVLDHGSRHPDMKRRAENCHILTCNVSLEYEKSEINAGFFYSNAEQREAMVTAERRSVDERVKKIIELKNKVCAGNDNSFVIINQKGIDPPSLDLLAREGIIALRRAKRRNMERLVLACGGEAVNSVDDLTPDSLGWAGLVYEHVLGEEKYTFVEQVKNPHSCTILIKGPNDHTIAQIKDAVRDGLRSVKNTLEDECVVLGAGAFEVAARQHLMNEVKKTVQGRAQLGVEAFANALLVVPKTLAENAGLDTQDVIISLTSEHDKGNVVGVSLVDGEPIDPQLAGIFDNYSVKRQLINSGPVIASQLLLVDEVIRAGRNMRKPT, translated from the exons ATGTCTGTGCGTGTACTGAATCCTAATGCGGAGGTGCTCAACAAAACGGCGGCGCTTCATATGACCATCAACGCCGCTAAAGGTCTACAGGATGTGCTCAAGTCCAATCTCGGTCCCAAGGGAACCATCAAGAT GCTTGTTGGTGGCTCCGGTGATATCAAGCTTACCAAGGACGGCAACACGCTTTTGAAGGAAATG CAAATTCAAAATCCCACGGCCATCATGATTGCCAGGACTGCTGTTGCACAGGATGACATTAGTGGTGACGGTACTACTTCCACTGTTATCTTCATCGGTGAGCTCATGAAGCAGTCCGAGCGTTGCATCGATGAAG GAATGCATCCACGTGTCTTGGTTGATGGTTTCGAGATTGCAAAAAGAGCTACTCTTCAGTTTCTCGATACTTTCAAGACACCTGTGGTTATGGGCGATGAGCCTGATAAAGAGATCCTTAAAATGGTTGCCAGGACGACCCTAAGAACAAAG TTGTATGAAGGCTTAGCTGATCAACTGACTGATATTGTTGTTAATTCG GTTCTCTGCATTCGGAAGCCTGAGGAACCTATTGATCTGTTTATGGTTGAGATAATGCACATGCGCCATAAATTTGATGTTGACACACGATTG GTTGAGGGGCTTGTTCTGGATCATGGTTCAAGACACCCTGACATGAAGCGACGTGCAGAGAATTGTCACATCCTTACTTGCAATGTGTCACTGGAGTATGAGAAGAG TGAAATTAATGCAGGTTTTTTCTACTCGAATGCCGAACAGAGGGAAGCCATGGTTACTGCAGAGCGACGTTCAGTTGATGAAAGAGTCAAGAAAATCATTGAGCTGAAGAACAAG GTTTGTGCTGGTAACGATAACAGCTTTGTTATCATAAATCAGAAGGGTATTGATCCCCCATCATTGGATCTGCTTGCTAGAGAAGGG ATAATTGCCCTTCGAAGAGCGAAGAGGAGGAACATGGAACGTTTGGTTTTGGCATGTGGGGGAGAAGCTGTGAACTCTGTTGATGACCTGACCCCGGACTCTCTTGGCTGGGCTGGACTTGTATATGAGCACGTTCTTGGGGAAGAGAAGTACACATTTGTGGAGCAAGTGAAGAATCCTCATTCATGTACTATCCTCATTAAAG GGCCTAACGACCACACCATTGCTCAAATTAAGGATGCTGTCCGTGATGGCTTACGATCAGTTAAGAATACATTGGAAGATGAGTGTGTTGTATTA GGAGCCGGGGCTTTTGAAGTTGCAGCTAGACAGCACTTAATGAATGAAGTCAAGAAAACCGTTCAAGGG CGAGCTCAGCTCGGTGTAGAAGCTTTTGCTAACGCTCTTCTCGTGGTTCCGAAGACACTAGCTGAAAATGCTGGTCTTGATACACAAGACGTTATCATTTCACTTACG AGTGAGCATGACAAAGGAAACGTCGTGGGAGTAAGCCTGGTGGACGGAGAACCCATCGACCCTCAGCTTGCTGGTATATTCGACAACTACTCGGTGAAACGCCAACTTATCAATTCAGG GCCGGTGATAGCGTCGCAGTTGCTATTAGTGGATGAAGTGATTCGTGCTGGAAGGAATATGAGGAAGCCTACTTAA
- the LOC103870901 gene encoding nijmegen breakage syndrome 1 protein, with translation MVWGLFPVDPLSGEDKYYIFSKGTYKIGRKGCDIIINKDKGVSRIHAELTFDATVASTSRRNKSPDTSFVIRVKDCSKYGTFIKTDPGTKDKVHELPNKERILSDGDVITFGTGAATYRLSLIPLVFYYCPSSETFKVDRSVQDAVSSIGARIAPTLSEECTHVLVEPRMQVNEALLNAVLAQKPIILTNWVKLLGEKSIRSEFPGNSQYRPSAMVEEALVDVMEQNIREKCLQGFTFVLEPADTYRFGSSFSSLLKLCGAETVAVAEISSMSQDSQYGEANRMICVIPISSGDKFARLKHLSLLSRVNEMDLISAVLSGTLPSTSLIPPSVVISSSCSTDETVVADSDVEEEETTSSVHMIDATEKAETPEEPPAAIVIEESPVTAVEETMNLNEFKSVNLSADTEMKDYNDVTTIKRDRNDEPECGNSEVIYTQHLIVRDLRSIRDVRSTGVEGVVDFKRFRKGNVIISGNSFSSLIPFAKDPYKEYDTSEVTDFMKEEKKRKQREAVAEDLFNNEKARKRGTAGSISGFLTRS, from the exons atggTTTGGGGTCTCTTTCCCGTTGATCCTCTCTCag GTGAAGATAAATACTATATCTTTTCAAAAGGGACTTACAAGATTGGTcgcaaag GATGTGACATCATTATCAATAAGGATAAGGGAGTGTCTAGGATCCACGCAGAGTTAACTTTCGACGCAACAGTTGCCTCAACCTCTCGCAGGAATAAATCTCCCGACACCTCATTTGTTATCCGTGTCAAAGATTGTTCAAAGTATGGCACTTTTATCAAAACTGACCCCGGGACAAAAGACAAAGTCCATGAGCTACCTAACAAGGAGAGGATTCTCAGTGATGGAGATGTTATCACCTTTGGTACTGGTGCAGCTACTTACAG GTTGTCTTTGATCCCGCTGGTGTTTTACTACTGCCCTTCCTCTGAGACCTTTAAGGTGGATCGGTCCGTACAAGATGCAGTTTCATCAATCG GTGCTCGTATTGCTCCTACATTGAGTGAGGAGTGCACACATGTTCTTGTTGAGCCGCGTATGCAAGTGAATGAAGCTCTGCTCAATGCAGTTTTAGCCCAAAAACCCATCATTTTGACGAATTGGGTTAAG CTTCTTGGAGAGAAAAGTATCCGCAGCGAGTTTCCTGGAAACAGTCA GTACAGACCATCAGCGATGGTGGAAGAAGCTTTGGTGGATGTAATGGAACAAAACATCCGTGAAAAATGTCTACAAGGATTTACCTTTGTGTTGGAACCAGCAGACACC TACAGGTTTGGTAGCAGCTTCTCATCTTTACTCAAACTGTGTGGCGCAGAGACTGTTGCCGTAGCAGAGATTAGCTCCATGAGTCAG GATTCTCAGTATGGAGAAGCTAATCGGATGATATGTGTCATCCCAATAAGCTCAGGAGACAAGTTTGCCCGTTTGAAGCATCTCAGTCTGTTATCTAGAGTGAACGAGATGGACTTAATAAGCGCTGTCTTGTCTGGAACTCTACCTTCGACTTCGTTGATACCACCCTCTG TTGTGATTTCATCATCGTGCTCCACGGATGAGACAGTGGTAGCAGACTCTGATGTCGAAGAGGAAGAAACAACATCGTCAGTTCATATGATCGACGCCACCGAGAAGGCGGAAACACCAGAGGAGCCTCCTGCTGCGATAGTGATAGAAGAGAGTCCGGTTACAGCAGTGGAAGAAACTATGAATTTGAACGAGTTCAAAAGCGTGAACTTATCGGCAGATACCGAAATGAAAGACTACAATGATGTGACGACAATCAAAAGGGATCGTAACGATGAGCCTGAATGTGGCAACTCGGAGGTTATCTACACTCAACATCTCATTGTTAGGGATTTGCGGTCAATAAGAGATGTCCGGTCTACAGGAGTGGAAGGAGTTGTTGACTTCAAGCGATTTAGAAAG ggGAATGTTATAATATCAGGAAACAGCTTCAGTAGTCTAATACCTTTCGCCAAGGATCCATACAA AGAGTACGATACCAGTGAAGTGACGGACTTTatgaaagaagagaagaagaggaagcagaGAGAAGCCGTTGCAGAGGACTTGTTCAACAATGAAAAG GCTAGAAAGCGTGGAACGGCTGGTTCCATCAGCGGGTTTCTCACTCGAAGTTGA